Proteins encoded within one genomic window of Arachis ipaensis cultivar K30076 chromosome B08, Araip1.1, whole genome shotgun sequence:
- the LOC107612117 gene encoding protein GRIM REAPER: protein MANIATTLKFTIILSLLIIPLTLFPKLVSSTNDIENDDEDDEEYVVDTPLLLTSHKATSRFLSSIIIKKGAHCDVVTNNICNGIPANKGKGLLFCCKKHCRNVLSDRNNCGVCGHKCKVLGERCCNGVCTNVWYNDNHCGKCNNKCSNGDKCGNGFCGYA from the coding sequence atggccAACATCGCCACCACCCTAAAGTTTACAATAATTCTCTCATTGCTCATTATTCCTCTAACCCTTTTCCCCAAATTAGTATCTTCCACTAATGACATagaaaatgatgatgaagatgatgaagagtATGTTGTTGACACCCCATTGTTATTAACAAGCCACAAAGCAACAAGTAGGTTCTTGTCAAGCATAATAATCAAGAAAGGTGCACATTGTGATGTTGTGACTAACAACATATGCAATGGGATCCCAGCAAATAAAGGAAAAGGCCTTCTCTTTTGTTGCAAGAAGCATTGTAGAAACGTTCTAAGTGATAGGAACAATTGTGGAGTTTGTGGCCACAAATGCAAGGTACTAGGTGAGAGATGCTGCAATGGAGTTTGTACTAATGTTTGGTATAACGACAATCATTGTGGCAAGTGCAACAACAAGTGTTCAAACGGTGATAAATGTGGGAATGGATTCTGTGGCTATGCATGA